The segment aaattcttatcatctaatgaaaggttagatttaatttttaaatcttttaaataaaagcttaaaaggattaaaaatacagattaaTTTTCAAAGCCTTCTGTTATCATATtaaccaagggtgccaatatttttggctataactgtgtgtgtgtgtagtatataAAACATACAGAGCTATATTCTCTTTAACAATTAAGGATCCTGCTGTGAGTGAATCGTAGTTTGAGTTATAAGTTGTGCCcgtttagttaatttattatttgacttGCATGCCTGATTAGCGTATAGTGTCAGGTTTTCTTTAAAAGGAAGATGAAAACGGGTTTTCAAGCATCAAAAACAAAAGTTTAATACAgcgttatttatatttattttattttttttgtatgttagaatgttctgttcattttattttattgttttttcttcCTGAGCAGAAAAGAATGCCTGTTATAcatttttaccatgatttacagaAGATATACACTAAAATGTTACTTAGTGTAACAATAGCTCATTTATCAACTAATCTTTTTAGGCTTGTTTAGAATAAGAATCTTTAGATTAATTCATTAAAAGACTGTATTTAAGGATCACAGagcattattatttgaaatatttgccAACCTTTGCCACTGTCCTTCAAAGCACTAGGTTTTACCCATTTAtcactaatacattttaaatcaatctatcaataaaaaaaaataaaaaaaattgtcacatggtaattttttttcttttagacatttaaaatacaattcagAATAATTGTGGTTTCCtttttacataaatatgtctGTTACACAATGACAGTGGAAGATTATTTTACCCATATTTGGACACTGTATTTTCACTAACGTTATTAGAACCATTGGTGTTTCCATGGCCTGAACTGTAAAATGTTCTTCCTGAAATCAGCGATTAACATTTCAGATATGGAAAGGGCCTGTATGCTGCTGACGTCTGAGataaaagctcatttaaatgtttgtattaGTCCGTTTAAAAGACTATATCTTGGTTTAATGTCTGATCAATTACACGTAGCTGAATAATTTCATGAATGGCAGCGTGAAGGATGCCACTGGATTGAGATGTGCTTTGTCGTTTGTTCTTCAGGCTCTTGGAGGAATGTTACGGCATGAAGGATCCCTTTAGCCCAGAGAGAGAGAAGTTTCTGGTCTTAGGATCCAAGTGCTGTCTGTGCAGTAAGACGGTGTGTGTGGGAACGGTACGTGTagacttgatttaaaaaaaaaaaaaaaagcatggctcTCCAATAGCCTATTAGTTTTCCTCCtttttgaatgattcaatgaaagtagtaatgtataaataaaatgatcCTCCATCTCTTCCATTATGTTCAGAATTCTAAAGATATATATCAAACAATATTTGTATGCTTGCATGCAGTGTAGAATATCGATGGCAGCATCAGGatcattatgatatatatatgttttggaaTCAATGTCAACATAgtgattgtgtttttgttttctgacaGGACTGCAGTCTGTTCTACACCAAGCGCTTTTGTTTGCCCTGTGTGCGGGATCACCTCCATCAGTTTCCAGAACAAATTCAGAATGAGCTGCTGAGGAAAAAGAGTGTCCAGAAGACGTCTTCTTCATGATGCTAGAATGATTTAGTCAGGACACTAGTGAGCCATCTGGGCAGACACacaatatgttttattatatttgtatttatgtgcAACTGGAGGCAGCAAAGCatgttttgattaaaatcaaTTTCTGTGCTGTCAATTACTGTGATGAATTTTACAAACGAGTTTTATGATAGTGATGAATGCCTTATGTTGCACGTAGCAATTATACAATAAGTGATGTTTGTCATTGGTTTTGGTTACTTGATGACTGAAAAGATAAGTGACTGATACTGTATATGCACGTGCATGTGTGATGATATAGGGGAGTGTCGAACCGGTTGTTGGAGCACAAACCTGTTGTGAGCATGAGCATGTGTGGGGAAATCTAGAATATACATTGATAGAATAGTATAATTGCTATAAGATAATTGTAAGTTAAAAGATAGACCCCCCCCCATGTAATAGTTTttgtaatttcagttattttattaataatggttatttaattatttagtacaTGCATGTCAATTTGTAGTATACAGCTATGTGATGGGTGTCCAGTTGGTGGCAGTAAGCCAGAGTGAAAACACCCCGGAGAAAAACCTAGAAAAGAAAAGTTAGTTCACGCGAGGTTTTGAACGAGACTATCAGTATTGAGTCATGTTGTACTGTGTGGTACGGAGCTGTTGCGAATGACGCTGGCTGAATAAAAGAACCCAACCAAAACACACGCTTGTTCATTCCTTCAAGTGTGCTACAAAATACTGGCGACGAGGATGGGATCAGCGGTGCCGTTTTGAGGTAGTTGTCTACGAAGACGCTGAGCATGGACACTGAGCAACTGCAAGATCAGCTGAGCGCTGCGTTGCTCCGGCTGCAGCTCAATCAGCTGCAcgaggtgtgtgtgtatgtgaaactGTCAGTGGAGGAGGGACAAACCAAAAGGCACTCGCTGATCAGATTAATAAATGAATCAGTAGAGAATGTTATAGAGACGGAAGATGACGATGTAGCCCGTCAACATGTGTTAGATTTGTTAGAGTTTTCTAGCAAGATGACGCAAAGCAGCGACCGCGCGGTACAAGATTGCAGTAGTGACGCAGACAGAAATTCGGCGGAGCTCgcgcatttaaagagacagtacacAGAATTGCAGCATCAGTTTGAGTTGTCAACAAATGTGTTAAAAAACGAAATCCAACGTCTGAGTTTGAAAGTTCCTGATGTGTCAAGTCCCCCTGTGTTTTCTGATCATCATCATGCAGTTCCTGAAGTCACTATCCGGCGTGATTTTAAGATTAATGGCCAAATTGGAGAACGTGGTcagaaagataagctttcataCAACAACTTGATGCACCAAATTGATGCTGGAGTGAACAAGGGACACAGAGAGTCTGAAATTATTGATGCTGTGATAAGAGCGGTGAGTCCAGGTATGAGCCTGCGTGATATGCTGGAGATCAAGACTGATTTAACCCTTTCTCAGCTGCGCACGATTCTTAAAGGCCATTTTAAGGAAGAAAGCTCCACAGACCTGTATCATCGGCTGATAAACATCACTCAAGAGAGCCGTGAGTCACCACAAAACTTCCTATTCCGTGCCATTGAGTTGAAGGAAAGACTTTTAGCTGCTGCTCGAGAACCAGATGGAGAAGAACCATACAGCCCTGATCTCATACAGAGAAGATTTCTGCGCGCACTAGGAACAGGGTTATCGAACGATCACATTAAGTATCAGCTAAAAACTTGCCTTGATGATCCCACAATCACAGATGAGGTTCTCCTCACAGCTATGAACGAAGCTGCAAGTCTTGAGTGTGAACGACAGCAAAAGTTCAAGAAAAATGCCAACATCAAAGAAACTAAAGTCAGTGAGGTTCCAGTAGAACTACGTCAAAGTCAAGAGAGAACGGGTCATGCTGTGGGAGGTAAAGAACAGTCCACATGCACACAATTAAAAGCTTTGAAAACTCCACAAGTCATGGACAAGAAAGACTCTGAGCTTTATGAGGTCGTTAAACAGCTGAAAGAGGAGATCGGAGAAATGAGGAAAGCGATGAGTACTTACCGTTCCACGCAGCCCAGAGAAAGGAAGCGAGGATGCCGTGGATGTCAAGATAATGGCAGAGGTGACCAGTGTGATCATTGCTTTAAATGTGGGCAAAGTGGACATCTTTCCAGAGGGTGCAGGGGACCACCTACAGGAAGAACCGAAAGAGGACACTCAGCTAGCAGTATGGCAGTAACAACTCACACCACACCCTCACTGTGGCCAGAACATCAATATGACACCTTGTGTGATGGCATTAAGCAGCTGGAAACTCAGGAAGCAGTGAAGCGAAAGGAGTGTCCTCTGCAGCATATCAGACCCATAACTACTAATCAGCTGTCGACCAAACATAATGCAAAGTTATTGAATTTGATCGGAGAAAAATGTATGGTGAACTGTTTCTTTGATGGTGTAGCAACAAAAGCGCTATGGGATACTGGCTCACAAGTCTGTCTCATGAATGAAAAGTGGCGAAAAGAACATCTCCCACACACAACACTGCGTGGCCTTGAAGAGATCCTAGGCCCTGGAACCCTCACCGGTCGAGCAGTGAATCAAACAGTGATCCCGTTTGAAAGCTGGGTCGAAGTGACATTCAAGCTGggaacagacaaaaacacaccgTTGGAACTGGAGGTACCGGTATTGGTATGTGGTGACGATGAAGTGGCAGAGGAGCCCATCATTGGTTACAATGTCATTGAGTACCTGTTGAACAGTGGTGTAGAGCGACCTACCAATGTAAAGACCAAAGCAATGAGTACTGCACTATCCTGTGACTGCAAGAAAGCAGAGGTTTTGCTGAACTTAGTGAGAAGCCAAGACGAAGTGTTCAGTGATGGAGTAGTGAAGGTAGGAAAGTCAGTAACAAAAATCCCTGCCCAACAGGCTAGAGCTGTCAAATGTTGCATCAAAACGGGCCCTTTGCTATCTGATCAAGATGCTCTTTTTGTACCGGATGAGTGCGCTAAGTGGCCAGATGGATTGAGGGTGGAGGAAAACATTGTTTGCCTTAAGAGAGGGACCTGTTCACGCATCTGTATTTCTGTGATCAATGATACTACTCATGACATTGACTTGCCTCCACGGGCAGTTCTGGGCCATATACAGCGAGTAAAAGACATCTACCCTGCCGAGGTGAGACCAGTGACCGCTCAGAAAGAGGTTGCATGTGCGACTGTTGCTCACACCAGTCAAAGCCTGTTCCAAAAAGATGGTGAACAAGTCAGACAATCTACAGAAAACGCAAATACAATGTTAACGGTTCAAAAAGAAAACCTATGGGACCCTCCTGTATGCATTGATCACCTAAAACCTGAACAGCAGCAGAAGGTGAAGCAGCTTTTAAGGGAGGAGAGTGGTGCTTTTGCTCGTGATGACAGCGATGTAGGTTGTATTCCATCTCTCCAGCTAAAAATCCGCCTCCATGATACCACATTCGTAAAGCACACATACATGTCAGTCCCGAAGCCACTTCGCAGAGAGGTGAAAGAATACCTGGAGGATCTGTTAAATAAGGGGTGGATTACTAAATCTAAGTCACCATATTCTTCACCAGTAGTCTGTGTGCGTAAAAAAGATGGAACTCTCCGCCTCTGCTGTGACTATCGGGAGTTAAACAAGAAATCCATTCCAGATAGACACCCTATTCCCCGCATACAGGACATGCTCGACAGCTTGGCAGGCAACACCTGGTTTTCAGTCCTTGATCAAGGCAAAGCCTATCACCAGGGTTTTGTAGAAGAATCCAGCCGACCTCTCACTGCCTTCATTACACCGTGGGGACTATATGAATGGGTGAGGGTCCCTTTCGGATTGTCAAATGCACCTGCTGAATTCCAAAGGAGCATGGAGGAGTGCCTGAGAGAATTGCGTGATGAGGTATGTCAACCATATTTGGATGATAATTTAGTTCATTCTAAAACATTTGATGATCATCTTCAGGACATTAGAAAAGTGCTGCAGTGTTATCAAAATCATGGTGTCAAACTAACGCCTCGAAAATGTGAAGTGTTCCGAAATCAGGTACGATTCCTAGGGAGGCTGGTGACAAAAGATGGGTACACGATGGACCCGGCTGACGTTGCTCCTGTCCAAGCACTGAAAGAAAGGACCCCTAAGACAGTAGGTGAGGTGAGAAAGTTGTTAGGATTTCTCTCCTACTACCGATCATACATTGAAAACTTTTCCCGCAAGGCCGCACCTCTCTATCTGCTGCTCGCCGAAAAAAAGACACCAACAGGGAAAGTACAGATGAAGCGGAAAGGAAAAGGGAAACATGGCCAAGGACAGCTTGTGTCATCACATCCAGTCACGTGGACAGATGAACATCAAAAGGCCCTGTGTGAGTTAATCGATTATTTATCTAACCCACCAGTGCTGGGATATCCAGATCTGGATGACCCTTTTGTACTCCATTGCGACGCTTCACAGGAAGGCCTTGGTGCGGTGCTTTATCAAAGGCAAAGAGGCAAGTTAGTGGTAATAGCATATGGATCAAGAACCCTAACCCCCCCTGAGAAAAACTACCATCTTCACTCAGGAAAGTTGGAGTTCTTGGCCATGAAGTGGGCTATATGTGAGCGGTTCAGGGACTATGTCTATCATGCACCATCATTCATTGTGTACACGGACAATAACCCTCTCACATATGTGATGTCAACAGCCAAGTTAAATGCCACAACGTACAGATGGGTAGCGGAACTTGCTGACTTTCGATTTACCATCAAATACCGCCCAGGAAAGTCAAATGGGGACGC is part of the Carassius gibelio isolate Cgi1373 ecotype wild population from Czech Republic chromosome A4, carGib1.2-hapl.c, whole genome shotgun sequence genome and harbors:
- the cdpf1 gene encoding cysteine-rich DPF motif domain-containing protein 1, whose product is MDLNEGSALGVFSCELCEMSSPYSFYGQKPPNTRAIVLLEECYGMKDPFSPEREKFLVLGSKCCLCSKTVCVGTDCSLFYTKRFCLPCVRDHLHQFPEQIQNELLRKKSVQKTSSS